The DNA region ATGCTTGCAAAAAATTGTGGTTCAATTGCAAAAACGCTTGGGCGCACAAATCCAAAACCTCGTGCACTGCACCCAGCGCAAAGACCCCAATCCGACCAAGTTCCATAAACAACCTGAATTATTGCAAAGATTGACATTAAAAAAGCACTAAAAATAAAGTTTTTTATAATGCTTTCAAATAATTTTTTATTTTTCGAAAAACTCAAAATCGCCAAAAAATCAAGCCACAAAACTAACCAAACGCCAGAAACTAAAAAACTTCTCAATTGATTTTGCGAACTTAAAATCGTTAAAAAATTCCAAAAAACAAAAAATCCAGTAACCAAAACTGCGTTGTTCTTTAAAAGAGTTTTGCGGTTTTTAAAAATATTTTTAATACTAAAGAGTGCTAAAATTACAGCATAAATTAGAGCAATTGAAAATTCTAAATTTGCACCCGCCGCTTTACCAAAATTAAAATTTGGGTAATATGAAAACCAAACCATAAATGGCGCAAAAAATAATATTTTTTCAGCTAAACTAAGTTTTTTAAAATTTTTCATTAAATCCTTTCCTGATTTCTCTTTCGAAATTTTTCTTAAAATTATCTTTCGAAAAACTTTTAGCACTTTCTGAAACTTTTTTAGCATCAAAATTTAATTTTTCGAATTTTTTAATAGCGCTTAAGATTGACTCAACTGATTGCTCATCAAAAAATACACCATTTTTACCCTCTTGAATATAATCTTGTGAACCACCTTTATTGAATGCTAAAATTGGCGTTCCAGTAGCAAGAGCTTCGATCGGCGCAATTCCAAAAGGCTCCAAACTCGGAAAAATAAAACCTTTTGCTTCACCCACAATTTTCGAAAGCTCTTTTGGACTATTAACTCTTTGAATAAACTCAATATTTTGTGAGTTTTTTGCAAGATTTTTCAACTTTTGATGCTCAGCTCCGCCACCAACCAAAATCAACCTTTTACCATTTTTAGCAAAAGCTTTAACTGCTAAATCAAGTTTCTTCCAATTAACTTGGCGAGAAGTTGTAATATAATAATTTTTCTTTTTATCTTGAAACTTAAATTCTCTAATTTCTACTGGTGGAAAAACCACAGTTGATTCTCTTTTATAATACTTTGAAATCTCGTTTTTAGAATAATTTGAATTTGCGATCAAAAAATCTGGTTTTTGAGCAAGTTTAAAATCATTTTTTCGAAGTGGATTAACTAATAATTTAAATAAAAATCGCACCAAAAAATTCAACCTACCAAAACCAGGATTTTCAATATAATCATTATACATTCCCCAATAATATTGAATTGGAGGGCCTTGTAAATAACTGATATGGAGCTGATTATTTGAAAGGTTCAAACCTTTACTTTCAGCGCAACAAATTGAAATAATAACATCAAAATCTTTTAGTTTTTTGCCTAAATTTCGAAAATATAGTATTCGCCCAACTGGTAATATTTTGCGCAATTTTGCCGGGAAAATATTCAACCAGCCCACCCGAACATCATTTTTCGAAAACCAATCAACTTCTTTTTCTGAATATTGCGATGTAAAAATTGGTGCTTCAGGGAAAATCTCTGAAACCGTAGCAACAACCTTTTCAGCACCGCCATAAGTGGTGAGCCAGTCTGTCACAATCGCAACTTTCCTGCCATTTAACCATTTTGGATTTTGCATTATTTTGCCCCTCTTCGAAAAATTACACTTGCAACAGTTTTAAATAAAATTTGAATATCAAAAATAATTGACCAGTTTTGAACATAATAAACATCCAGTCTGCGGCGTTCTTCAAAAGAAATGTCACGCCTGCCTGAAACCTGAGCTAATCCGGTAACACCAGCTTTTACCGCCAAAATAATATTTTTTCTATTTGATTTGTTAATCTCTTGTGGAATTAAAGCCCGAGGACCAACAAGTGAAATATCGCCACGAACAACATTAAAAAGCTGTGGCAATTCATCAATAGAAGTTGCACGGATAAATTTTCCAATTTTTGTAATTCTTGGGTCGTTATCAAGCTGATCCCCATTTTTACGATATTCTTTGGAAAGTTCAGGTTTTCCCATTTTTTCGAAAGCCTGTTCGGGAGTTAAGCCATCAAATTCAGCCTTTTGTGAGCGAAATTTATAGATATAAAACTCCCGATTGAAGCGTGTTAGGCGAACTTGTCTAAAGAAAATTGAATCTTTAGGATTGGTAATCTTCATAATGATCGCCACAATTAACATTATTGGTGAAACTAAAATTAAACCAAAGATTGCTAAAATTAGGTCCATTATACGCTTCCATATTCGACCCATACCAAATAATTTTGTAATTTTTACATCAATGATTGGAGTTCCGCCAATAACTTCAATTGTGTTAATCTGCGAAAGAAGCCTATCTTGTTGTGGTGCAAACATATACTCAAGGTGATTTTCGATCGCATAGTTATAAATATCTTCACTCCTAAGTGTATCCGTTTGAATTAAGATATCAGGATTTGTTTTTAAAGCTGCATCTTTAAAACTCACAAAATGTCGAACAGGTGATTTCGTTGGTAAAAATTGACTTTTCGAAACCATTCCAATTACGTCATAACCAAAATCAATATTGTCATGAAAAAATTGAGCCAATTCTGTTGAACGAGAGTTTGAACCAATAATTAAAACTTTTTGGCGACCAAAACCACTTCGAATCAAAGCACGGCGAATAAAACGCACTATTTCGCGACCAAGAATCATCATTAAGAAATTAATTGGAACAAAGAAGACCGCAATTATTCGAACTGGAAAAACTTCATCACCGGTGAAAAATTCATAAGAAATCATAGCCATAATACTAATTATTGAAACAACTAAAGACCTACCATACTCTTTTGGTCGATAAAAAAATACCGAACGGTCATAAAGGCCAAAGAAATAGTTAATGGCCAGCCAAAGTGGTAGAAGCGAAACTGCCAAAAATACAAAATTCCAGATATTTGGCGCAAAATAATACGCGCGGGAATCAAGATGAGTTCTCGCAAAATATGCTAGCATAAATGAGCTCACAACCGCTAAGGTATCAGACAATACTAAATTGACTTTAAATATGGTTATTTTATCTTTTTTCATTACGGCCATTATACATCTCCAATATAAAATTTAAACCAAACGCAGCGCCTACTATAAAAATAGGTAAATATATAAAAATATATCTTGCCCTACTTTCAAATAAAACCTGATATGCAACTACTAAAAGAGTGAAAAATAGTAAAACTACATGATAGTATTTAAACTTATTAGCTGATTTAAAGATAAAAATTGTAAATAAAGTAAGAATAGTTCCCCACATAATAGAAATAAAAACACTAAATAGCCGAAATTTATTACCATTCCAAGATAGAAAACGCCTAAATTTATGCACTATATTACCTTCAACTAAAAACTGTATGAAATTATTTCTACTAGAACCCTCTCCCCACACTCCAAATGTTCCGTCGTTAAAGAAATTCGAAATCTTTAAAATAGCAAACTTAAGCCATCCAAAAGGAAAATTATTCGTCAAACTATCAATAAATATATTTAAACTTACTTTCTCGCGCTCTCTTGCACCTTTAGCGGCAGTATCATCAGCGTATCTTGGGCAATATGATCCAGTATTACATTCATTATAAGGTGGAAGCCCTCGCATGGATCCCATACCTAAATAATGTAAAAATCCAGTTCTTTTTTCACGTATTTGACTACTGGAATATTTCGCAAAACCGTTAGAAGATGTAATTAAAGTATTTAATACAAAAAAGGAAGAAATAACTCCGATTATAAATAAACCAAAATATTTTGCGATTATTTTTATATTTCGACATCTATTTATAAAAAATAACGAAGATAGAAATATTGATATCATTAATATTAAAGTAGTAGGCTTTATAGCATACCCTAAGTAAGCAAAAATTCCTAATAATATAGTTAAGATTTTTAGTATGTAGCCATTGCCTTTTTTTGCATATAATTCAATAAGTAAAAGAATAAATAATTGAGAAGCAACAAAGAACAGACCGACAGTATCCGTATAAAATACCGTAGAATATGGAGAAAAATTTATTATAGCGATAATAAATGTTGATATAATAGAAAATACAGATTTATTAAATTTAACATAGATAATAGCCATTATAAATAATGAAGAAACAAGAATTAATATATTATTTATAAAAATTAGAAGTATATCTTTATCAATACCTACAAAATTAGCTATACGATATATTATTACTACAAAATAAGTTATAGTTATATTATTATCATATCTCAATAAATAATTATATTCCCAAGCTTTATCATCTGGATCGGTGTTACCAGTTTTTATATAATTATTAGCTATGGTTTGTATAGCGCCAGCATCCCAAGAGTGTTGTATTGAGGCGGTAGAAAAACCAGTTATCATTTGAGAGATTGAAGCAATAAAAATAAAGAATATAAGCAGAGTTTTCTTACTAAATTTTTTAGATAATAAAAAAACCGCCACAACAAACAAAATCAATACTATTGCTATAATCAATACTTTATAAGGATCATATACACTAAATATATTTTTCGAAAGACCAAATATGCCAAATATTAAGCTGATAAGAGAAAATAATCTTAATGCCTTAATTACCATGTCATCATTATAACACAGACTAATCCAATATTCAATTTCAACACGCTATATGCTATAATAATATATATGAAAAATATAGAAGAGACTAAATTATCTATAGTAGTAACAGCCCATAACGAAGGATTGTATCTATATAAAACAATATTATCTATAGAAAAATCTATAGAACTATTACCTGAAATAAGCTATGAAATAATTATAAGTCTAGATAATCCAGATGATGAAACTATAAGAGTTGCTAAATTTTTAAGTAAGAAAAAACAAATCAAAATATTCGAATCATCTTTTGGAAACCCTGCAGATAATAGAAATTTCGCAATTTCGAAAGCAAAAGGATCAATATGCGCACTTATAGATGGCGATGATCTAGTATCTAAGAATTGGTTTAAAAATGGATTAGCAAAATTAAAAGAAAACGAAAATTCAATTATTAGGCCTCAAATACATGCGATGTTTGGCACACGCATGAATTCTCTATCAATATGGCAAATGCGAAATTCTACAGAAAAAAATATAGACTCTATACAGATGTCATATTGGAATCCATGGACATTAACTTTAATAGCTAAAACAGAATTACTAAAAGATACGCCATTCAAACCCCAAAAAGGAGGTTTTGGATTCGAGGATTATCTATTTAACTGTGATATTATTTCTAAAAATATACCCATACTTATTGCGCCCGAAACTACTTTCTTCTATCGCCAGCGGCCTAACGTCTCGGTATCAACCCAACACAAAAATACAATTCTAGACTATTCAGACCTGTTCGATATAGAATATATTAAGTCAATCGAAATGCCAATACCTCAAAAAAAGACAAGCTCTAGGATTAATATTAAAAAATATTATCGAGCACTGTATGATATTGCAAAAAAATCAGAGAATATAAGAAGAGCTATGTCACCAGTGGCATCAAGAATCCTAAGTAAAAAAAATATGAAAAAGCTCCCCACCTTCTTTATTGAAGACTGGAGAGAAATTAATGCCATAGAAAATCAACTCTACCCCACAAAAGAAAAAATATCACAAGTAGAATTTCATCCACTAACTTTTAACCCATTAGACAATGAGTATGGAATCGTATATAAAAAGCTATGCGAACAGATATCTGGAAATAATATAGATTATTTGTTCTTAGCACCTGCTATGAGCGGAAGGGGCGGAACAGAAAAGTTAATTTCTAACTATATCAGAGCTTTAAAAGAGATTCACCCTAAATGGAATATAGGAATATTATCAACACAGCCATTCAATAAGCCAACTATCGATTTTTTCAGTAATTTAGGAGTAGATCTAATAGATTTCGGAAGATTGACGAAAAAAATGGGAGATTACGAAAAAAATATAATATGGTCGCGTCTCCTAATTCAAGCAAAAATTAAAAATCTACACTTAATAAATGATGAATACTGGTATAGATGGCTATCAGAACATAAGTCAGTAATTAAAGAAAAAAATATTAAATTAAACATATCTTTGTTCATGCGTGAATTTACTAGCCAAAAAGATAGAATACTTTCATTCGCAGATCCTCAATTAGTAGAAGTATGGGATATAGTTAATTTAGTTTTCACAGATAACCAGGCGGTAATAGATCAGGCCTTAGAAAATAATTTATTCGAAAAGTCTAAGTTTAGAGTTCACTATCAACCACAAACTATAGAAGAAGATAACAATTCGAATAATATAGAATATGGTCAAAAAATTAAAATTCTATGGGCCAGCAGAATAGCACTCCAAAAAAGACCAGATATCCTTAAAAAAATATCTAAAGAGCTCTCGAAAGATTTCGAAATAGATGCATACGGGGTCATTGAAAAGAAACAATATAGTAAAAATTACTTCAAGGACTCTCGAGTTAACTATATGGGAGGATTTAAAGGTATAAATTCTATAGAAACAAGTAACTACGATATATATTTATATACCTCTCAAACAGATGGAGTTCCAAATATATTGTTAGAAGTAGCATCCAAAGGAATACCAATAGTATCCAGCAACATTGGCGGAATCAGCGAGTTTATAACCGATAAAGAGAGTGGATTATTAGTAGATATGGAAGATATAGATGGATATGTAAAAGCTATAGAATTCCTGAAAAACAATCCGACATATGCAGAAAAATTTACAGCAAATTTGCGAAAAAAGCTAAAAACGCAGCATTCGTGGGAAAGCTTTATAGATAAGATTTCTAAGGATATATAATTAAATATATGAGCAATAATTCGAAATATTTAATAAGTTTTATAGTACCCGTATTTAATACGGGTACTAATATAGAAAACATTGTTAATTCAATACTTAAAGTAAGTAACACAATGGATAATATATTAGAAATTATAGTTGTTGATGATGGATCAGATGATCAAGAAACGCTAGATTCTCTAAAAAATATATCTAAGCTTAATGATGTATCAGTAATAAGACAAAAAAATTCTGGCCCTAGCGCATCTAGAAATATTGGAATATCTAAGGCATCTGGAGAATGGATTGGATTTTGCGATTCAGACGACATTATAGATTCCGAACATCTTTTAAACACCGTAAAAACAATAAGAATGAATAATTATAAAAATTCAGATATGCTTGTTTTTGGGTGGAGTATAAGGCATAACCAAGATAATAAAAGTACTTATAGGCACATTAATTT from Candidatus Saccharimonas sp. includes:
- a CDS encoding glycosyltransferase, encoding MQNPKWLNGRKVAIVTDWLTTYGGAEKVVATVSEIFPEAPIFTSQYSEKEVDWFSKNDVRVGWLNIFPAKLRKILPVGRILYFRNLGKKLKDFDVIISICCAESKGLNLSNNQLHISYLQGPPIQYYWGMYNDYIENPGFGRLNFLVRFLFKLLVNPLRKNDFKLAQKPDFLIANSNYSKNEISKYYKRESTVVFPPVEIREFKFQDKKKNYYITTSRQVNWKKLDLAVKAFAKNGKRLILVGGGAEHQKLKNLAKNSQNIEFIQRVNSPKELSKIVGEAKGFIFPSLEPFGIAPIEALATGTPILAFNKGGSQDYIQEGKNGVFFDEQSVESILSAIKKFEKLNFDAKKVSESAKSFSKDNFKKNFEREIRKGFNEKF
- a CDS encoding sugar transferase, which translates into the protein MAVMKKDKITIFKVNLVLSDTLAVVSSFMLAYFARTHLDSRAYYFAPNIWNFVFLAVSLLPLWLAINYFFGLYDRSVFFYRPKEYGRSLVVSIISIMAMISYEFFTGDEVFPVRIIAVFFVPINFLMMILGREIVRFIRRALIRSGFGRQKVLIIGSNSRSTELAQFFHDNIDFGYDVIGMVSKSQFLPTKSPVRHFVSFKDAALKTNPDILIQTDTLRSEDIYNYAIENHLEYMFAPQQDRLLSQINTIEVIGGTPIIDVKITKLFGMGRIWKRIMDLILAIFGLILVSPIMLIVAIIMKITNPKDSIFFRQVRLTRFNREFYIYKFRSQKAEFDGLTPEQAFEKMGKPELSKEYRKNGDQLDNDPRITKIGKFIRATSIDELPQLFNVVRGDISLVGPRALIPQEINKSNRKNIILAVKAGVTGLAQVSGRRDISFEERRRLDVYYVQNWSIIFDIQILFKTVASVIFRRGAK
- a CDS encoding glycosyltransferase gives rise to the protein MKNIEETKLSIVVTAHNEGLYLYKTILSIEKSIELLPEISYEIIISLDNPDDETIRVAKFLSKKKQIKIFESSFGNPADNRNFAISKAKGSICALIDGDDLVSKNWFKNGLAKLKENENSIIRPQIHAMFGTRMNSLSIWQMRNSTEKNIDSIQMSYWNPWTLTLIAKTELLKDTPFKPQKGGFGFEDYLFNCDIISKNIPILIAPETTFFYRQRPNVSVSTQHKNTILDYSDLFDIEYIKSIEMPIPQKKTSSRINIKKYYRALYDIAKKSENIRRAMSPVASRILSKKNMKKLPTFFIEDWREINAIENQLYPTKEKISQVEFHPLTFNPLDNEYGIVYKKLCEQISGNNIDYLFLAPAMSGRGGTEKLISNYIRALKEIHPKWNIGILSTQPFNKPTIDFFSNLGVDLIDFGRLTKKMGDYEKNIIWSRLLIQAKIKNLHLINDEYWYRWLSEHKSVIKEKNIKLNISLFMREFTSQKDRILSFADPQLVEVWDIVNLVFTDNQAVIDQALENNLFEKSKFRVHYQPQTIEEDNNSNNIEYGQKIKILWASRIALQKRPDILKKISKELSKDFEIDAYGVIEKKQYSKNYFKDSRVNYMGGFKGINSIETSNYDIYLYTSQTDGVPNILLEVASKGIPIVSSNIGGISEFITDKESGLLVDMEDIDGYVKAIEFLKNNPTYAEKFTANLRKKLKTQHSWESFIDKISKDI